In one Nicotiana tomentosiformis chromosome 6, ASM39032v3, whole genome shotgun sequence genomic region, the following are encoded:
- the LOC104120455 gene encoding G-type lectin S-receptor-like serine/threonine-protein kinase At4g27290: protein MVIQIITSTSFLMLFLLFTFLSLNSSLSFGKEEFSIGDRIGANKSIIIGVTIVSSGENFELGFFTPDNGSSYYIGIWYKNISPQTIVWVANRENKLSFPEMANAEFTVRNGNLVLLNGFRQPIWGTNIKYYTKPDSVIAVLGNDGNFVLRNGSNSTSPLLWQSFDNPSNTYMPGSKLSYNKHTKAMQYITSWRSLEDPNPGPYTVEINPTNGQIRAMWNRTEEYWNSGTWDGDRFSNVPYNIPNTTVNYTYINNDNEVYYAHTFFSPLVTSRFVIDVTGIMKQFTWLDSSRQWNVIFLQPTQPCDVYAYCGAFGTCNPSSSSVCSCFPGFVPRFDADWDLDIFSQGCVRETNLSCGNSSAPFKDRFWKMSHVTLPKHYQTVKGTRAECESTCLKNCSCTAYTYDGGECLTWAKEVLNLQQLSQDDQRGRNLFIKLAASDFPSDQGQRNLLDHLKSRVNPNDLTNEDDDNTMDARIFSFESILAATDQFSEANMLGRGGFGPVYKGKFLGGREIAVKRLSTQSRQGIEEFTNEVLLIARVQHRNLVRLLGYCVKGNEKIVLYEYMLNKSLDTFIFDQQNRSLLDWKKRFDIILGIARGMSYLHHDSRLTIIHRDLKTSNILLDEEMDPKISDFGLARIVQGDFTQANTKKIVGTYGYMSPEYALNGSFSTKSDVFSFGVIILEILSGRRNTGFYQCEEARNLIEYAWRLWNEDNAINLVDESLLETCNIDEAIKCINIGLLCVQENPCGRPSMSNVIVMLGGESMILPRPNHPAFVARTTISSESITSSTKNGLTITIEQGR, encoded by the exons ATGGTGATCCAAATAATTACTAGTACTTCATTTCTGATGCTTTTCTTGCTCTTCACTTTCCTTTCCCTCAATTCTTCACTTTCTTTTGGAAAAGAGGAATTTTCCATTGGAGATAGAATTGGCGCAAACAAATCCATTATTATCGGTGTTACTATTGTCTCTTCGGGTGAAAACTTTGAGTTGGGCTTCTTCACACCAGACAACGGCTCCAGTTATTACATTGGCATATGGTACAAAAACATAAGCCCGCAAACAATCGTTTGGGTAGCAAATAGGGAAAATAAACTTTCTTTTCCTGAAATGGCTAATGCAGAATTCACAGTTAGGAATGGCAACTTGGTGCTCTTGAATGGGTTCCGACAACCAATATGGGGAACAAATATCAAGTACTACACAAAGCCTGATTCTGTCATAGCTGTTCTTGGTAATGACGGAAATTTTGTTTTGAGAAATGGGTCGAATTCAACATCTCCGCTACTCTGGCAAAGTTTCGACAACCCTAGCAATACTTATATGCCTGGTTCGAAGCTTAGTTACAACAAACATACCAAAGCCATGCAATACATTACATCTTGGAGGAGTTTAGAAGATCCTAATCCAGGGCCTTACACTGTTGAAATTAATCCAACAAATGGCCAGATTAGGGCAATGTGGAATAGAACTGAGGAATACTGGAATAGTGGTACTTGGGATGGAGATAGATTTAGTAATGTGCCATATAACATTCCCAACACAACAGTTAACTATACGTATATCAACAATGATAATGAGGTTTATTATGCGCATACTTTCTTTAGTCCTTTAGTCACATCAAGATTTGTTATTGATGTCACCGGAATAATGAAGCAATTCACATGGTTGGATAGCTCTCGTCAATGGAATGTGATTTTCCTTCAACCAACACAACCCTGTGATGTGTATGCTTATTGTGGGGCATTTGGTACTTGCAATCCAAGCTCAAGTTCGGTATGCAGTTGTTTCCCTGGTTTTGTTCCCAGATTTGATGCGGATTGGGATTTGGATATTTTTTCTCAAGGTTGTGTTAGGGAAACAAATTTGAGCTGTGGTAATTCCAGTGCTCCCTTTAAGGACAGGTTTTGGAAGATGTCCCATGTGACATTACCAAAACACTATCAAACAGTCAAAGGTACAAGAGCAGAATGTGAATCTACTTGTCTCAAAAATTGTTCTTGTACTGCTTATACTTATGACGGCGGTGAATGTTTAACTTGGGCTAAAGAGGTCCTAAATCTGCAACAACTGTCTCAAGATGATCAAAGAGGAAGAAATCTGTTTATCAAACTTGCTGCTTCTGATTTTCCAAGTGACCAAG GTCAAAGGAATCTTTTGGATCATTTGAAGAGTAGAGTAAACCCTAACGATTTGACTAATGAAGATGATGATAATACAATGGATGCTCGTATTTTTAGTTTCGAAAGCATACTAGCTGCTACAGATCAATTCTCAGAGGCAAACATGCTGGGCAGAGGAGGGTTTGGTCCCGTTTATAAG GGTAAATTTCTAGGAGGAAGAGAAATTGCAGTTAAAAGATTATCAACTCAATCTCGACAAGGCATAGAAGAATTTACGAATGAAGTGCTATTAATCGCGAGAGTTCAACACAGGAATCTAGTTAGACTTTTGGGGTATTGTGTAAAGGGAAATGAAAAGATTGTACTTTACGAGTACATGTTAAATAAGAGCTTGGACACCTTCATATTTG ATCAACAAAATCGCTCATTGCTGGACTGGAAAAAACGGTTTGATATTATACTTGGAATTGCCCGTGGAATGTCTTATCTACACCATGATTCAAGGCTGACGATCATTCATAGAGACCTTAAAACTAGTAATATTTTACTAGACGAAGAAATGGACCCCAAGATTTCAGACTTTGGCTTAGCAAGGATTGTTCAAGGAGATTTTACACAAGCAAATACGAAAAAAATTGTCGGAACCTA TGGCTATATGTCTCCGGAGTATGCGTTGAATGGATCATTCTCAACCAAGTCAGATGTTTTTAGCTTTGGAGTAATTATACTTGAGATTCTAAGCGGCAGAAGAAACACCGGGTTTTATCAATGCGAAGAGGCAAGGAACCTAATCGAATAT GCTTGGAGATTGTGGAATGAAGATAATGCAATCAATTTGGTGGATGAATCGCTGCTTGAAACATGTAACATAGATGAAGCAATAAAATGCATTAACATTGGTCTCTTATGCGTACAAGAAAACCCTTGTGGACGTCCAAGTATGTCCAACGTCATAGTAATGCTTGGGGGTGAAAGCATGATTCTTCCAAGACCTAATCATCCAGCTTTTGTGGCAAGAACTACTATTTCTAGTGAATCTATAACTTCCTCTACCAAGAATGGGCTAACTATTACAATTGAACAAGGCCGATAA
- the LOC138893631 gene encoding uncharacterized protein — MTRSNPVLLRKFRETLSKGAMIWNHNLPPNSIDSFAMLADAFVKAHASVIKVETRKSDLFKVKQRDNEMLREFVSRYQMERMDLPPVADDWFVQAFIQGINPRSFVASQQLKQNLVEYPSVTWADVYNRYQSKIRVEDNQLGAPSGSVYRNRENDKSKRIVDQEPRPV; from the coding sequence atgacgagatcgaatccggtGTTATTGAGGAAATTTAGGGAAACCTTGTCCAAAGGAGCGATGATATGGAATCACAACTTACCTCcgaattctattgattcatttgctatgcttgcggatGCTTTCGTAAAAGCCCATGCCAGTGTCATCAAGGTCGAGacgagaaaatcagaccttttcaaagtcaagcagagagataacgagatgcttagggagttcGTGTCGAGGTACCAGATGGAGCGAATGGACCTGCCCCCAGTCGCAGATGATTGGTTTGTTCAGGCATTCATTCAAGGAATCAACCCCCGAAGTTTCGTTGCTTCTCAACAATTGAAGCAAAACTTGGTGGAGTACCCATCGGTCACTTGGGCCGACGTCTATAATAGGTATCAGTCGAAGATTAGAGTCGAGGACAACCAGCTAGGAGCCCCCTCGGGGTCTGTTTACCGCAACAGAGAGAATGACAAATCCAAGAGGATTGTGGACCAGGAGCCAAGGCCGGTCTGA